From the Lathyrus oleraceus cultivar Zhongwan6 chromosome 4, CAAS_Psat_ZW6_1.0, whole genome shotgun sequence genome, one window contains:
- the LOC127073491 gene encoding putative chloride channel-like protein CLC-g — MSNNDLPKGESASLIRQPLLSSSQRSIVNSTSQVAIVGANVCPIESLDYEIFENEFFKQDWRSRGVVQIFQYICMKWLLCLMIGVIVGFIGFCNNLAVENLAGIKFVITSNMMLQRRFLLAFVIFFASNLILTLFACIITAFIAPTAAGSGISEVKAYLNGVDAPGIFTVPTLFVKIIGSITAVSSSLLVGKAGPMVHTGACVASLLGQGGSKRYGITWRWLRFFKNDRDRRDLIVCGSAAGIAAAFRAPVGGVLFALEEMASWWRTSLLWRAFFTTATVAIFLRAMIDVCLSGKCGLFGKGGLIMFDAYSASISYHLADVPLVFILAIIGGLLGSLFNFMTNKVLRMYNVINEKGIICKLLLACLISIFTSCILFGLPLFASCRPCPPDAVEPCPTIGRSGIYKKFQCPPHYYNGLASLIFNTNDDAIKNLFSMNTDNEFEFSSMLIFFIICLSLSILSCGIVAPVGMFVPIIVTGASYGRMVGILVGKRSNLCHGLYAVLGAASLLGGSMRTTVSLCVIMLELTNNLLLLPLIMMVLLVSKSVANVFNANIYDLIMKAKGLPYLETHAEPYMRQLTVGDVVTGPLQVFNGIERVRNIMFILRTTTHNGFPVIDEPPGLEAPVLFGIILRDHLITLLKKKTFLPTPAANNYDVLRQFSSDDFAKKGSTERLKIEDIHLTEEEMGMYIDLHPFTNASPYTVVETMSLAKALILFREVGLRHLLVIPKIPGISPVVGILTRHDFMPEHILGMHPFLVRSRWKRLRFWQTFLEKILSGL, encoded by the exons ATGTCCAATAATGATCTTCCTAAAGGCGAATCCGCATCCCTCATTCGCCAACCCTTGTTATCTTCTTCTCAAAGATCCATTGTCAACTCTACCTCTCAAGTTGCCATCGTTGGTGCCAATGTCTGCCCTATTGAAAGCCTTGATTACGA GATTTTTGAGAACGAATTCTTCAAACAGGATTGGAGAAGTAGAGGGGTTGTTCAGATTTTTCAGTACATATGTATGAAGTGGCTATTGTGTCTCATGATTGGTGTGATTGTTGGTTTTATTGGGTTTTGCAACAATCTTGCTGTTGAAAATCTTGCTGGGATCAAGTTTGTTATCACATCTAATATGATGTTGCAGAGGAG GTTTCTGTTGGCCTTTGTTATATTTTTTGCTTCAAATTTGATTCTCACTCTTTTTGCATGTATAATTACGGCTTTTATAGCGCCTACTGCCGCCGGTTCAGGTATATCAGAGGTGAAGGCTTACTTAAATGGTGTTGATGCACCTGGAATCTTTACTGTACCAACTCTGTTTGTTAAG ATTATTGGAAGCATTACGGCTGTTTCATCATCTCTTCTTGTTGGGAAGGCAGGACCTATGGTGCATACAGGTGCATGTGTAGCATCATTGTTGGGTCAGGGAGGATCCAAAAGGTATGGAATAACATGGAGATGGCTACGGTTTTTTAAGAACGACCGTGATCGACGAGATCTCATAGTATGTGGATCAGCAGCTGGGATTGCTGCTGCTTTCCGTGCTCCTGTCGGCGGTGTCTTGTTTGCTCTTGAAGAGATGGCATCTTG GTGGAGAACTTCCCTTCTATGGAGAGCTTTCTTTACAACAGCAACGGTTGCAATTTTCCTTCGAGCTATGATTGATGTATGTCTAAGTGGAAAATGCGGGCTATTCGGTAAAGGGGGACTGATAATGTTTGACGCTTATTCAGCTAGTATTTCGTACCATTTGGCAGATGTTCCTCTTGTGTTTATTCTTGCTATTATAGGAGGGTTACTCGGAAGCCTATTTAATTTTATGACCAATAAAGTTCTTCGCATGTACAATGTTATTAACGA GAAAGGCATCATTTGCAAACTTCTGCTTGCTTGTTTAATCTCCATCTTTACATCCTGTATTCTTTTTGGATTGCCATTGTTTGCATCTTGCCGACCTTGTCCTCCCGATGCAGTTGAACCTTGTCCAACAATAGGTCGATCCGGTATCTACAAGAAATTTCAATGCCCTCCTCATTACTATAACGGCCTTGCCAGCCTCATTTTTAACACAAATGACGATGCTATCAAAAACCTATTTAGCATGAATACCGACAACGAGTTTGAGTTTTCATCGATGTTGATTTTTTTCATCATATGTCTCTCTTTAAGTATCTTAAGCTGTGGAATTGTTGCCCCGGTTGGTATGTTTGTGCCAATTATCGTGACTGGTGCGTCTTATGGACGCATGGTTGGAATATTGGTCGGAAAACGGTCCAATCTTTGCCATGGCCTTTACGCTGTACTGGGTGCCGCTTCTCTTCTTGGTGGATCTATGAGGACGACGGTTTCTCTCTGTGTAATCATGCTAGAACTGACTAATAACTTGTTATTGCTTCCCTTAATAATGATGGTGCTTTTGGTGTCTAAGAGTGTAGCAAATGTTTTCAATGCAAATATTTATGACCTTATAATGAAAGCCAAAGGTTTGCCTTATTTAGAAACTCATGCCGAACCGTATATGAGGCAGTTGACAGTAGGCGATGTAGTCACAGGCCCACTTCAGGTATTTAACGGCATCGAGAGGGTGCGCAACATAATGTTCATCCTTAGAACAACAACACACAACGGATTTCCTGTTATTGACGAGCCTCCAGGTTTGGAAGCTCCAGTTTTATTTGGCATAATCCTTCGCGACCATCTTATCACATTGTTAAAGAAGAAAACTTTCTTGCCTACACCTGCGGCGAATAATTACGATGTATTGAGACAGTTTTCATCAGATGATTTTGCAAAGAAGGGTTCGACCGAACGCCTGAAGATCGAGGATATACACTTAACAGAGGAAGAGATGGGCATGTACATTGATCTACATCCTTTTACCAATGCCTCGCCTTACACTGTTGTGGAAACAATGTCATTGGCAAAGGCACTAATACTTTTTCGAGAAGTCGGTTTAAGACACTTGCTTGTGATACCCAAGATCCCCGGT ATATCGCCCGTGGTAGGTATACTGACGCGGCACGATTTCATGCCAGAACATATATTGGGAATGCATCCTTTTCTGGTAAGAAGCAGATGGAAAAGATTAAGATTTTGGCAAACTTTTCTAGAAAAAATTCTTTCTGGCCTGTAA
- the LOC127073492 gene encoding uncharacterized protein LOC127073492, whose product MRPLDETETSVVFEKLFKFVGNNLKNLVENPSHEGPDSTPGRYCFRLNKNKIYYCSESLVKRATNIARPNLVSLGTCIGKYTHGGNFHLTVQALNLLAANAKHKVWLKPQSEMSFLYGNHVLKSALGRITENIVAGDGVVVFNMADVPLGFGVAAKSTQDCRKLDPNGIVVLHQGDIGEYLRMEDEL is encoded by the coding sequence ATGAGACCTTTGGACGAGACCGAAACCAGCGTCGTCTTCGAAAAGCTCTTCAAATTCGTCGGCAATAACCTCAAAAACCTCGTCGAGAATCCCTCCCATGAAGGTCCAGATTCCACCCCTGGTCGCTACTGTTTCCGTCTCAACAAGAACAAGATCTACTACTGCAGCGAGTCGCTCGTCAAGCGAGCCACCAATATCGCTAGACCTAATCTCGTTTCACTCGGAACATGTATCGGAAAATACACTCACGGTGGAAACTTCCATCTCACAGTTCAAGCGCTGAATTTGCTAGCTGCTAATGCTAAGCATAAGGTATGGCTTAAACCTCAGTCTGAGATGTCGTTTTTGTATGGGAACCATGTGTTGAAGAGTGCGTTGGGTAGGATTACTGAGAATATTGTTGCGGGTGATGGGGTTGTTGTTTTTAATATGGCGGATGTGCCTTTGGGGTTTGGGGTTGCTGCTAAGTCTACACAGGATTGTAGGAAGTTGGATCCTAATGGGATTGTGGTGCTTCATCAGGGTGATATAGGGGAGTATTTGAGGATGGAGGATGAGCTTTGA
- the LOC127136103 gene encoding uncharacterized protein LOC127136103 has protein sequence MGKADNSLQHIDIKAMRDGAQLSMEYKEYLVAHLTKHKIVQVLQGIRDLKVPGIDGHGARFFKASWHTIKDDVIAPIMEFFDNERLYKAFSSTVVTLIPKNEEEKQVKDYRPIAGYQHIYDHILLAYELIKGYYRKGGGLRFNINGEYSEILQAKRGIRQGDPMSPLLFVIMMEYLNKTMHKMQRNYGFNHQCKCEKLFIINLTFADDVLMFSRGDQKLVELMLEAFNKISIRRP, from the exons ATGGGTAAGGCAGATAATAGTCTGCAGCATATTGATATTAAAGCTATGAGAGATGGTGCCCAGTTGAGCATGGAGTATAAAGAGTATCTTGTTGCTCACCTTACTAAACATAAAATTGTCCAAGTTCTGCAGGGTATAAGAGACTTAAAGGTACCAGGTATTGATGGGCATGGAGCTAGATTTTTCAAGGCTAGTTGGCATACTATTAAAGATGATGTGATAGCTCCAATTATGGAGTTCTTTGATAATGAGAGGTTATACAAGGCTTTTAGTAGCACTGTGGTAACTTTGATACCAAAGAATGAGGAAGAAAAACAAGTTAAGGACTATAGGCCTATTGCTGGGT ATCAGCATATCTACGATCACATCTTATTGGCTTATGAGCTGATCAAGGGCTACTATAGGAAAGGAGGGGGCCTCAG ATTTAACATTAATGGTGAGTATTCTGAGATTTTGCAGGCTAAAAGAGGAATTAGGCAAGGGGACCCCATGTCCCCTTTACTTTTTGTCATCATGATGGAATACTTGAACAAGACTATGCACAAGATGCAGAGGAATTATGGTTTCAATCACCAATGTAAATGTGAGAAGTTGTTTATCATTAATCTGACTTTTGCAGATGATGTGTTGATGTTCTCTAGAGGTGACCAAAAGTTAGTGGAGCTGATGTTGGAAGCCTTTAACAAAATCTCTATCCGCAGgccatag
- the LOC127073493 gene encoding calmodulin-binding receptor-like cytoplasmic kinase 3 isoform X2 — protein sequence MDYTVLLLVILLQLSTVFGSGDVLQTKDCGDNSVASSISSHVNLPSKGGRKLLQKGLNNNSTSQGDSKHVSSNHVGIFVGGALLVCCAVVCPCFYGKRRKTTAHAVLEKDSNSMDLASSFEPSVSDKIPSSPLRVPQSPSRFSMSPKLSRLQSLHLNLSQVSKATRNFSETLQIGEGGFGTVYKANLDDGRVVAVKRAKREHFESLRTEFSSEVELLAKIDHRNLVKLLGYIDKGNERILITEFVPNGTLREHLDGLFGKILDFNQRLEIAIDVAHGLTYLHLYAEKQIIHRDVKSSNILLTERMRAKVADFGFAKLGPVSNDHTHISTKVKGTVGYLDPEYMKTYHLTPKSDVYSFGILLLEILTGRRPVEMKKTPEERVTLRWAFRKYNEGNMVELLDPLMQEAVKTDIVMKMLDLAFSCAAPVRSDRPDMKAVCEQLWAIRADYLKSSSEIARRE from the exons ATGGATTATACTGTTTTGTTGTTGGTGATATTGTTGCAATTGTCAACAGTTTTTGGGTCTGGAGATGTTTTACAGACAAAGGATTGTGGCGATAATTCGGTAGCGAGTTCGATTTCTAGTCATG TGAATTTGCCTTCAAAGGGGGGAAGGAAACTTTTGCAGAAAGGTTTGAACAATAATTCCACATCACAAGGAGATTCTAAGCATGTGTCAAGCAACCATGTTGGAATTTTTGTAGGTGGAGCTTTGTTGGTATGTTGTGCTGTTGTTTGTCCTTGTTTCTATGGGAAGAGAAGGAAGACAACCGCTCATGCTGTTCTGGAAAAGGACTCAAATTCAA TGGATTTAGCTTCCTCCTTTGAACCATCTGTTTCCGATAAGATCCCGTCTAGTCCACTTCGGGTGCCACAAAGTCCATCAAGATTCTCAATGTCTCCGAAACTCAGTAGACTTCAATCATTACATCTCAACCTGAGTCAGGTTTCTAAAGCCACCCGTAATTTCTCAGAAACATTACAAATAGGAGAGGGAGGTTTTGGAACTGTCTACAAGGCTAATTTAGATGATGGCCGGGTCGTGGCTGTAAAACGCGCAAAAAGG GAACATTTTGAGAGTTTGAGGACAGAATTCAGCAGTGAAGTCGAACTTCTGGCCAAAATTGATCATCGAAACCTGGTGAAACTACTTGGTTATATTGACAAAGGAAACGAACGTATCCTTATTACAGAGTTTGTGCCAAATGGTACTCTTCGAGAACATTTGGATG GTTTGTTTGGAAAAATCCTGGATTTCAATCAGCGGCTTGAAATTGCAATTGATGTTGCTCATGGATTGACCTATTTGCATCTGTATGCCG AAAAACAAATTATCCATCGAGATGTGAAATCATCCAACATTCTTCTGACTGAAAGGATGCGAGCTAAAGTCGCAGATTTTGGATTTGCAAAGCTTGGTCCTGTAAGCAATGACCACACACACATTTCTACCAAAGTGAAGGGAACAGTTGGTTATTTGGACCCTGAGTATATGAAAACCTACCATCTCACTCCCAAAAGTGATGTTTACTCGTTCGGAATTTTGCTTTTAGAAATTCTGACTGGCCGCCGTCCTGTGGAAATGAAAAAAACTCCTGAAGAGCGAGTTACATTAAGATGG GCCTTCAGGAAATATAATGAAGGAAATATGGTGGAACTGCTTGATCCTTTAATGCAAGAAGCTGTAAAAACCGACATTGTTATGAAGATGTTAGATTTGGCATTTAGCTGTGCAGCACCAGTAAGATCAGATAGACCTGACATGAAAGCAGTTTGTGAACAATTATGGGCAATAAGAGCAGATTACCTCAAGAGCAGTAGTGAAATTGCAAGGAGAGAATGA
- the LOC127073493 gene encoding calmodulin-binding receptor-like cytoplasmic kinase 3 isoform X1 → MDYTVLLLVILLQLSTVFGSGDVLQTKDCGDNSVASSISSHGEELFYLNGNVVNKVGFCKALKLYIANGCDVNDYFESNHCVLDLDLDLDVSFVNLPSKGGRKLLQKGLNNNSTSQGDSKHVSSNHVGIFVGGALLVCCAVVCPCFYGKRRKTTAHAVLEKDSNSMDLASSFEPSVSDKIPSSPLRVPQSPSRFSMSPKLSRLQSLHLNLSQVSKATRNFSETLQIGEGGFGTVYKANLDDGRVVAVKRAKREHFESLRTEFSSEVELLAKIDHRNLVKLLGYIDKGNERILITEFVPNGTLREHLDGLFGKILDFNQRLEIAIDVAHGLTYLHLYAEKQIIHRDVKSSNILLTERMRAKVADFGFAKLGPVSNDHTHISTKVKGTVGYLDPEYMKTYHLTPKSDVYSFGILLLEILTGRRPVEMKKTPEERVTLRWAFRKYNEGNMVELLDPLMQEAVKTDIVMKMLDLAFSCAAPVRSDRPDMKAVCEQLWAIRADYLKSSSEIARRE, encoded by the exons ATGGATTATACTGTTTTGTTGTTGGTGATATTGTTGCAATTGTCAACAGTTTTTGGGTCTGGAGATGTTTTACAGACAAAGGATTGTGGCGATAATTCGGTAGCGAGTTCGATTTCTAGTCATGGTGAGGAATTGTTTTACTTAAATGGGAATGTTGTGAACAAAGTTGGTTTCTGTAAAGCTCTGAAATTGTATATTGCAAACGGTTGTGATGTGAATGACTACTTTGAAAGCAATCACTGTGTTTTGGATTTGGATTTGGATTTAGATGTCTCTTTTG TGAATTTGCCTTCAAAGGGGGGAAGGAAACTTTTGCAGAAAGGTTTGAACAATAATTCCACATCACAAGGAGATTCTAAGCATGTGTCAAGCAACCATGTTGGAATTTTTGTAGGTGGAGCTTTGTTGGTATGTTGTGCTGTTGTTTGTCCTTGTTTCTATGGGAAGAGAAGGAAGACAACCGCTCATGCTGTTCTGGAAAAGGACTCAAATTCAA TGGATTTAGCTTCCTCCTTTGAACCATCTGTTTCCGATAAGATCCCGTCTAGTCCACTTCGGGTGCCACAAAGTCCATCAAGATTCTCAATGTCTCCGAAACTCAGTAGACTTCAATCATTACATCTCAACCTGAGTCAGGTTTCTAAAGCCACCCGTAATTTCTCAGAAACATTACAAATAGGAGAGGGAGGTTTTGGAACTGTCTACAAGGCTAATTTAGATGATGGCCGGGTCGTGGCTGTAAAACGCGCAAAAAGG GAACATTTTGAGAGTTTGAGGACAGAATTCAGCAGTGAAGTCGAACTTCTGGCCAAAATTGATCATCGAAACCTGGTGAAACTACTTGGTTATATTGACAAAGGAAACGAACGTATCCTTATTACAGAGTTTGTGCCAAATGGTACTCTTCGAGAACATTTGGATG GTTTGTTTGGAAAAATCCTGGATTTCAATCAGCGGCTTGAAATTGCAATTGATGTTGCTCATGGATTGACCTATTTGCATCTGTATGCCG AAAAACAAATTATCCATCGAGATGTGAAATCATCCAACATTCTTCTGACTGAAAGGATGCGAGCTAAAGTCGCAGATTTTGGATTTGCAAAGCTTGGTCCTGTAAGCAATGACCACACACACATTTCTACCAAAGTGAAGGGAACAGTTGGTTATTTGGACCCTGAGTATATGAAAACCTACCATCTCACTCCCAAAAGTGATGTTTACTCGTTCGGAATTTTGCTTTTAGAAATTCTGACTGGCCGCCGTCCTGTGGAAATGAAAAAAACTCCTGAAGAGCGAGTTACATTAAGATGG GCCTTCAGGAAATATAATGAAGGAAATATGGTGGAACTGCTTGATCCTTTAATGCAAGAAGCTGTAAAAACCGACATTGTTATGAAGATGTTAGATTTGGCATTTAGCTGTGCAGCACCAGTAAGATCAGATAGACCTGACATGAAAGCAGTTTGTGAACAATTATGGGCAATAAGAGCAGATTACCTCAAGAGCAGTAGTGAAATTGCAAGGAGAGAATGA